One genomic segment of Micromonospora sp. WMMC415 includes these proteins:
- a CDS encoding acyl-CoA dehydrogenase family protein, producing MARLAQTPGLTDVQRSILETVREFADKEIIPHAQRLEHADEYPTDILDGMREMGLFGLTIDEEYGGLGESLLTYALVVEELSRGWMSISGIVNTHFIVAYLISQHGSAEQKARLLPKMATGEVRGAFSMSEPECGSDVSAIKSKAVRQGDNFVINGQKMWLTNGAYSSVVATLVKTDTGADSVYGNMSTFLLEKEPGFGETAPGLTIPGKIDKMGYKGVETTEMVLDGVTVPGSAVLGGEEKVGRGFYQMMDGIEVGRVNVAARACGISIRAFELAVAYAQQRRTFGQPLAKHQAVAFKLAEMGTKIEAAHALMVNAARLKDAGQRNDVEAGMAKLLASEYCAEVVQEAFRIHGGYGYSKEYEIERLMREAPFLLIGEGTSEIQKTIISRGLLKEYKL from the coding sequence ATGGCCCGACTCGCCCAGACACCCGGCCTGACCGACGTGCAGCGGTCGATCCTGGAAACCGTCCGGGAGTTCGCGGACAAGGAGATCATCCCGCACGCCCAGCGGCTGGAGCACGCCGACGAGTACCCGACCGACATCCTCGACGGGATGCGGGAGATGGGCCTGTTCGGCCTGACCATCGACGAGGAGTACGGCGGCCTGGGCGAGTCCCTGCTCACCTACGCCCTGGTGGTCGAGGAGCTGTCGCGGGGCTGGATGTCGATCTCCGGCATCGTCAACACCCACTTCATCGTGGCGTACCTGATCTCCCAGCACGGCTCGGCGGAGCAGAAGGCCCGGCTGCTGCCGAAGATGGCGACCGGCGAGGTGCGCGGCGCCTTCTCGATGTCCGAGCCGGAGTGCGGCTCCGACGTCTCCGCGATCAAGTCGAAGGCGGTCCGCCAGGGCGACAACTTCGTCATCAACGGCCAGAAGATGTGGCTGACCAACGGGGCGTACTCCTCGGTGGTGGCCACGCTGGTCAAGACCGACACCGGGGCCGACTCGGTCTACGGCAACATGAGCACCTTCCTGCTGGAGAAGGAGCCGGGCTTCGGCGAGACCGCCCCCGGCCTCACCATCCCCGGCAAGATCGACAAGATGGGCTACAAGGGCGTCGAGACCACCGAGATGGTGCTCGACGGCGTGACCGTTCCCGGCTCCGCCGTGCTCGGCGGGGAGGAGAAGGTCGGCCGCGGCTTCTACCAGATGATGGACGGCATCGAGGTCGGCCGGGTCAACGTGGCCGCCCGCGCCTGCGGCATCTCGATCCGGGCGTTCGAGCTGGCCGTCGCGTACGCCCAGCAGCGCCGCACCTTCGGCCAGCCCCTCGCGAAGCACCAGGCGGTCGCGTTCAAGCTCGCCGAGATGGGTACGAAGATCGAGGCGGCGCACGCGCTCATGGTCAACGCCGCCCGGCTCAAGGACGCCGGCCAGCGCAACGACGTCGAGGCCGGCATGGCCAAGCTGCTCGCCTCCGAGTACTGCGCCGAGGTGGTGCAGGAGGCGTTCCGCATCCACGGCGGCTACGGCTACTCCAAGGAGTACGAGATCGAGCGCCTGATGCGGGAGGCGCCGTTCCTGCTCATCGGCGAGGGCACCTCGGAGATCCAGAAGACCATCATCTCCCGCGGCCTCCTGAAGGAGTACAAGCTCTGA
- a CDS encoding DUF4190 domain-containing protein, with translation MSQPPPPDPDRPPSPWEQPAPGPESPQGYDPNQPPPPPPPPGYDPYQPPPSYGPPPGGQPYGQQWGAPHGGYGPPPGGGRGMNVLAVLSLVFAFVFAPAGIVLGHLAKRQISTSGEEGDQLATWGLILSYIFTGLGVLVCCGWIALFAIAGNDGMTY, from the coding sequence GTGAGCCAACCGCCGCCCCCGGATCCCGACCGGCCGCCGTCGCCCTGGGAGCAGCCCGCGCCGGGCCCGGAGTCGCCCCAGGGGTACGACCCCAACCAGCCGCCCCCACCGCCACCGCCACCCGGGTACGACCCCTACCAGCCGCCACCGTCCTACGGGCCTCCTCCGGGCGGCCAGCCGTACGGGCAGCAGTGGGGCGCGCCACACGGCGGCTACGGGCCGCCCCCCGGCGGGGGCCGGGGGATGAACGTCCTGGCCGTTCTCTCGCTGGTGTTCGCCTTCGTGTTCGCGCCCGCCGGAATCGTGCTCGGCCACCTGGCGAAGCGGCAGATCAGCACCAGCGGCGAGGAGGGCGACCAGCTGGCCACCTGGGGGCTCATCCTCAGCTACATCTTCACCGGGCTCGGCGTGCTCGTCTGCTGCGGATGGATCGCGCTGTTCGCCATCGCCGGCAACGACGGGATGACGTACTGA
- a CDS encoding SDR family NAD(P)-dependent oxidoreductase, whose translation MAIDARAGSRPRRDASRPGLARRSRLATGPADHDEPAALPEPVTMRLDGKVALVTGAGSPDGIGYATARRLADLGARVAIVSTTRRIHERAGELGVTGFVADLTDESEVGALADAVAEQLGDVEVLVNNAGLASRASPEVLRPVAQLSYDEWRGEIDRNLTTAFLCSRAFIGGMAERGWGRIVNLAATAGPVNALPTEAAYAAAKAGVVGLTRALAMEMIADGVTVNAVAPGTIHTAASTMAEIKQGLGTPVGRPGTPDEVAAAIAFLCSPAASYITGQMLVVDGGNSVREAQFR comes from the coding sequence ATGGCGATTGACGCGAGAGCCGGCAGCCGACCGAGACGGGACGCGAGCCGTCCCGGCCTGGCCCGCCGCAGCCGGCTGGCGACCGGCCCAGCCGACCACGACGAGCCGGCTGCCCTGCCGGAGCCGGTCACGATGCGGCTCGACGGCAAGGTCGCGCTGGTCACCGGGGCCGGCAGCCCGGACGGCATCGGGTACGCGACCGCCCGTCGCCTCGCCGACCTGGGCGCCCGGGTCGCCATCGTCTCCACCACGCGGCGGATCCACGAGCGGGCCGGCGAGCTGGGGGTCACCGGCTTCGTCGCGGACCTCACCGACGAGTCGGAGGTCGGTGCGCTGGCGGACGCCGTCGCCGAGCAGCTCGGTGACGTGGAGGTGCTGGTCAACAACGCGGGCCTGGCCAGCCGGGCGAGCCCGGAGGTGCTGCGGCCGGTCGCCCAGCTCAGCTACGACGAGTGGCGGGGCGAGATCGACCGCAACCTCACCACGGCCTTCCTGTGCAGCCGGGCGTTCATCGGCGGGATGGCGGAGCGGGGCTGGGGCCGGATCGTCAACCTGGCGGCGACGGCCGGGCCGGTCAACGCCCTGCCGACCGAGGCCGCGTACGCGGCGGCGAAGGCCGGTGTCGTCGGGCTGACCCGGGCGCTGGCGATGGAGATGATCGCCGACGGGGTGACCGTGAACGCCGTCGCCCCCGGCACCATCCACACCGCCGCGTCGACGATGGCGGAGATCAAGCAGGGCCTGGGCACTCCGGTCGGCCGTCCCGGCACGCCGGACGAGGTGGCGGCGGCGATCGCCTTCCTCTGCTCGCCGGCTGCCTCGTACATCACCGGCCAGATGCTGGTGGTGGACGGCGGCAACAGCGTCCGCGAGGCGCAGTTCCGCTGA
- a CDS encoding DUF4190 domain-containing protein, protein MSYPPPSGGWQDPAWSGQQPTPPADPTLPVSGQPIPTQPTGGDPYAPTNPYPGMPGDPYAGVKQTSGQPAPGPYAPGGYPPPAHPGYGYPPQRTNTMAIVALVLSLVGIASCITAPIGAILGHVARKQIRQTGEGGEGMAKAAIIVGWILTGLLVLLIAFYVVVIIFAIASEGGSSGSSF, encoded by the coding sequence ATGAGCTATCCCCCGCCGTCCGGCGGCTGGCAGGACCCGGCGTGGTCCGGTCAGCAGCCGACGCCTCCGGCCGACCCGACCCTCCCGGTGAGCGGTCAGCCCATTCCCACCCAGCCGACCGGCGGCGACCCGTACGCGCCGACTAACCCGTACCCGGGCATGCCCGGCGACCCGTACGCGGGCGTCAAGCAGACCTCGGGCCAGCCCGCGCCGGGCCCGTACGCCCCCGGCGGTTACCCGCCGCCGGCGCACCCCGGCTACGGCTACCCGCCACAACGGACGAACACCATGGCCATCGTGGCGCTGGTGCTGTCGCTCGTGGGTATCGCGTCCTGCATCACCGCGCCGATCGGGGCCATCCTCGGCCACGTGGCGCGCAAGCAGATCCGGCAGACCGGCGAGGGCGGCGAGGGCATGGCGAAGGCCGCCATCATCGTCGGCTGGATCCTGACCGGTCTCCTGGTGCTGCTGATCGCCTTCTACGTGGTGGTGATCATCTTTGCCATCGCCTCCGAGGGCGGCAGCAGCGGTAGCAGCTTCTGA
- a CDS encoding CoA ester lyase encodes MAAVGRPRRSCLAVPGSSVKMLGKAQGLPADQVFLDLEDAVAPLAKPDARKNIVAALNEGDWAGKTRVVRVNDLTTPWTYRDVIDIVEGAGANLDCIMLPKVQNAAQVQWLDMTLTQLEKTLGLEVGRIGIEAQIENAAGLVNVDAIAAASPRVETIIFGPADFMASINMKSLVVGALIPDYPGDPYHYILMRILMAARMHDKQAIDGPFLQIRDVDAFREVAKRSAALGFDGKWVLHPGQIDAANDVYSPAQADYDHAELILDAYEHYTSEAGGRLGAVMLGDEMIDEASRKMALVIAAKGRAAGMSRTSTFTPPSE; translated from the coding sequence ATGGCCGCAGTCGGTCGCCCCCGCCGGTCCTGCCTCGCGGTACCGGGTTCCAGCGTCAAGATGCTGGGCAAGGCTCAGGGCCTCCCCGCTGACCAGGTCTTCCTGGACCTGGAGGACGCGGTCGCCCCGCTCGCGAAGCCGGACGCCCGCAAGAACATCGTCGCCGCGCTCAACGAGGGCGACTGGGCCGGAAAGACCCGCGTGGTCCGGGTGAACGACCTGACCACGCCGTGGACGTACCGGGACGTCATCGACATCGTCGAGGGCGCCGGCGCCAACCTCGACTGCATCATGCTGCCCAAGGTGCAGAACGCCGCCCAGGTGCAGTGGCTGGACATGACCCTCACCCAGTTGGAGAAGACGCTCGGCCTCGAGGTCGGCCGGATCGGCATCGAGGCGCAGATCGAGAATGCGGCCGGTCTGGTGAACGTCGACGCGATCGCCGCCGCGTCGCCCCGGGTGGAGACCATCATCTTCGGCCCCGCCGACTTCATGGCCTCGATCAACATGAAGTCGCTGGTGGTGGGCGCGCTGATCCCGGACTACCCGGGCGACCCCTACCACTACATCCTGATGCGCATCCTGATGGCCGCCCGCATGCACGACAAGCAGGCCATCGACGGCCCGTTCCTGCAGATCCGGGACGTCGACGCCTTCCGTGAGGTGGCCAAGCGCTCGGCCGCGCTGGGCTTCGACGGCAAGTGGGTGCTGCACCCGGGCCAGATCGACGCGGCCAACGACGTCTACTCGCCGGCCCAGGCCGACTACGACCACGCGGAGCTCATCCTCGACGCGTACGAGCACTACACCTCGGAGGCGGGCGGCAGGCTCGGCGCGGTGATGCTCGGCGACGAGATGATCGACGAGGCGTCCCGCAAGATGGCGCTGGTGATCGCGGCGAAGGGCCGAGCGGCCGGGATGAGCCGCACCTCGACGTTCACCCCGCCCTCGGAGTAG
- a CDS encoding SDR family NAD(P)-dependent oxidoreductase yields MEDLTGRRLVVVTGASSGIGLAAAVDLAARGDQVVLVGRDPARLQAAAEQVRDAAGERPELFRADFAVLDDVRGLAERLRAAYDRIDVLANNAGAIVLQPITTVDGYELSIQANHLAPFLLTNLLRDRVGRIVVTASGAHRSGSLDPDDLNRPLRRYRPMNAYGTSKQANILFTAEAARRWPDIPAYCFHPGVVRTRFGNDSRMVALGMRLLPFRSPEKGAETLVWLANQDPDRLRSGAYYMDRRLRRPLPKAADPQLAARLWTASAKAVGVGE; encoded by the coding sequence GTGGAAGATCTCACTGGGCGTCGGCTGGTGGTGGTGACCGGGGCGAGCTCCGGCATCGGCCTCGCAGCCGCCGTCGACCTGGCCGCCCGGGGCGACCAGGTGGTGCTCGTCGGGCGCGACCCCGCCCGCCTCCAAGCCGCCGCCGAGCAGGTGCGGGACGCCGCCGGCGAGCGTCCCGAGCTGTTCCGGGCCGACTTCGCGGTCCTCGACGACGTGCGAGGGCTGGCCGAACGGCTGCGCGCCGCGTACGACCGCATCGACGTCCTGGCGAACAACGCCGGGGCGATCGTGCTCCAGCCGATCACCACCGTCGACGGGTACGAACTGTCGATCCAGGCGAACCACCTCGCGCCGTTCCTGCTGACGAACCTCCTGCGCGACCGGGTCGGCCGGATCGTCGTCACCGCCTCGGGCGCGCACCGCAGCGGCTCGCTCGACCCCGACGATCTCAACCGGCCGCTGCGCCGCTACCGCCCGATGAACGCCTACGGCACCAGCAAGCAGGCCAACATCCTCTTCACCGCCGAAGCGGCACGGCGCTGGCCGGACATCCCGGCGTACTGCTTCCACCCGGGCGTGGTGCGGACGCGGTTCGGCAACGACAGCCGGATGGTCGCGCTCGGCATGCGCCTGCTGCCGTTCCGCAGCCCGGAGAAGGGCGCGGAGACCCTGGTCTGGCTCGCCAACCAGGACCCGGACCGGCTGCGCAGCGGCGCGTACTACATGGACCGCCGGCTGCGCCGCCCGCTACCCAAGGCGGCCGACCCGCAGCTCGCCGCCCGGCTCTGGACGGCCAGCGCCAAGGCTGTCGGCGTCGGCGAGTAG
- a CDS encoding GNAT family N-acetyltransferase yields the protein MTFPGSDTIQVLGADKELEERLSAELTAFNNRATGAADETDMSVRVTDADGELVAGLTGWSWGDCAGINMVWVREDRRSEGWGGRLLRAAEEEARRRGCTQMSVSSFSFQAPEFYRRHGYLDTGRREGIPGGNVDHHFWKSLVTDPAAAVRLVALVELPPGAVEEGRAYEDRVLGLLGRHGGRVERRLRTGDGRTEVHVIRFDTRAGYESALADPERLALRAALGDAAPTTRVLEVEEV from the coding sequence ATGACTTTCCCGGGGAGCGACACGATCCAGGTGCTCGGTGCGGACAAGGAGCTGGAGGAGCGGCTCAGCGCGGAACTGACCGCGTTCAACAACCGGGCGACCGGGGCGGCGGACGAGACCGACATGTCGGTCCGGGTGACCGACGCCGACGGTGAACTGGTCGCCGGGTTGACCGGCTGGAGCTGGGGCGACTGCGCCGGGATCAACATGGTCTGGGTCCGCGAGGACCGCCGGAGCGAGGGCTGGGGCGGCCGGCTGCTGCGCGCCGCCGAGGAGGAGGCCCGCCGGCGCGGCTGCACCCAGATGTCGGTGTCGTCGTTCTCGTTCCAGGCGCCGGAGTTCTACCGCCGGCACGGCTACCTGGACACCGGGCGCCGCGAGGGCATCCCCGGCGGGAACGTCGACCACCACTTCTGGAAGTCGCTGGTGACCGACCCGGCCGCCGCGGTGCGCCTGGTCGCGCTGGTGGAGCTGCCCCCCGGCGCGGTCGAGGAAGGCCGGGCGTACGAGGACCGGGTGCTCGGCCTGCTGGGGCGGCACGGCGGGCGGGTGGAGCGCCGGCTGCGCACCGGTGACGGGCGTACCGAGGTGCACGTCATCCGGTTCGACACGCGGGCGGGCTACGAGTCCGCCCTGGCCGACCCGGAGCGGCTCGCGCTGCGGGCCGCCCTCGGCGACGCCGCCCCGACGACCCGGGTCCTCGAGGTCGAGGAGGTCTGA
- a CDS encoding DMT family transporter, protein MSSAPHRPAPDPLTFGALALAVVAVSSSAPLVAFAAAPALAIAFWRNLLSTALLGPVALVRRRAEFRALTARGGRREGWYCVLSGVALAAHFATWMPSAQLTSVAAATTLVATQPVWQGLIARAQGRRLPVTVWIGIGVSVAGAALATGADFAVSGPAFAGDLLAVTGGMFAAVYTALGERARTAVSTTTYTTICYGVCAALLLVVCLVGGVPVTGFDATTWLVVLALVAGAQLLGHSMFNYALRRVSATTVSVLILLEAPGAALIGWVWLDQLPRTLALPGLALLLAGVAVVILGGARTRRIRATSAAPTVPADAAPVPD, encoded by the coding sequence GTGTCCTCCGCACCGCACCGCCCGGCACCGGACCCGCTGACGTTCGGGGCGCTCGCGCTCGCCGTGGTGGCCGTGTCGTCGTCCGCGCCCCTGGTCGCCTTCGCGGCCGCGCCGGCCCTCGCGATCGCCTTCTGGCGCAACCTGCTCTCGACGGCCCTACTCGGTCCGGTCGCACTGGTGCGGCGGCGGGCGGAGTTTCGGGCGTTGACCGCGCGTGGCGGCCGGCGCGAGGGCTGGTACTGCGTACTCTCCGGTGTCGCGCTCGCCGCGCACTTCGCCACGTGGATGCCGAGCGCGCAGCTCACCTCGGTCGCGGCGGCCACCACGCTGGTCGCGACCCAGCCCGTCTGGCAGGGACTGATCGCCCGGGCGCAGGGGCGCCGGCTGCCGGTGACGGTGTGGATCGGCATCGGTGTGTCGGTCGCCGGCGCCGCCCTGGCCACCGGGGCGGACTTCGCCGTGTCCGGCCCCGCCTTCGCCGGTGACCTGCTCGCCGTGACGGGCGGCATGTTCGCGGCGGTCTACACCGCGCTCGGCGAGCGCGCCCGTACGGCGGTGAGCACCACCACGTACACGACCATCTGCTACGGGGTGTGTGCGGCGTTGCTGCTGGTGGTGTGTCTGGTCGGCGGCGTGCCGGTGACCGGCTTCGACGCCACCACCTGGCTCGTCGTGCTGGCCCTGGTGGCCGGCGCCCAACTGCTCGGGCACTCGATGTTCAACTACGCCCTGCGCCGGGTGTCGGCGACCACGGTCAGCGTGCTGATCCTGCTGGAGGCCCCCGGGGCCGCGCTCATCGGCTGGGTGTGGCTGGATCAGCTGCCGCGTACCCTCGCGCTGCCCGGCCTGGCCCTGCTCCTGGCCGGGGTCGCGGTGGTGATCCTCGGTGGGGCCCGGACCCGCCGCATCCGGGCCACCTCGGCCGCGCCCACCGTCCCCGCGGACGCCGCTCCCGTACCGGACTGA
- a CDS encoding HAD family hydrolase: MPMFQAVLFDFFGTLTRSVQRGAAHRTTADLLGCPPDVLVDVLDRTYYQRATGRLGTAEATLRWVCEQAGVRPSDTAVRSAVAARHDAVRADTRLREEAVPTLAALRRRGVRTGLVSDCTHELPAFLPHLPIDPLLDVRVFSVQVGRCKPAPELYRTACRRLGVAPAECLYVGDGGSQELTGAERAGLTAVRLVAPDLAGHMAFNRDDAWTGPELLSLTEVVNLVDEPAPTAATRRG; this comes from the coding sequence ATGCCCATGTTCCAGGCGGTGCTGTTCGACTTCTTCGGCACGCTGACCCGTTCGGTGCAGCGCGGCGCGGCACACCGGACGACCGCCGACCTGCTCGGATGCCCGCCCGACGTCCTCGTCGACGTGCTCGACCGCACCTACTACCAGCGCGCCACCGGCCGCCTGGGCACCGCCGAGGCCACCCTGCGCTGGGTCTGCGAGCAGGCCGGTGTCCGCCCCTCCGACACGGCGGTGCGGTCGGCGGTGGCCGCCCGGCACGACGCCGTCCGGGCCGACACCCGGCTCCGTGAGGAGGCGGTGCCGACCCTGGCCGCGCTGCGCCGGCGGGGTGTGCGGACCGGGCTGGTCAGCGACTGCACCCACGAGCTGCCGGCCTTCCTGCCGCACCTGCCGATCGACCCGCTGCTCGACGTCCGCGTCTTCTCCGTACAGGTCGGCCGCTGCAAGCCGGCCCCGGAGCTGTACCGGACGGCGTGCCGCCGGCTCGGCGTGGCACCGGCCGAGTGCCTGTACGTCGGCGACGGCGGCAGCCAGGAGCTGACCGGGGCGGAGCGAGCCGGGCTGACCGCCGTCCGCCTGGTCGCCCCCGACCTCGCGGGCCACATGGCGTTCAACCGCGACGACGCCTGGACCGGCCCCGAGCTGCTCTCCCTAACCGAGGTGGTGAACCTGGTTGACGAGCCAGCACCCACCGCCGCGACACGTCGCGGGTGA
- a CDS encoding IS5 family transposase: MPAVPSWLSDPLWDQFAALLPPRPATDPTHPLGCHRRRVADRIVFDKLLQVLRFGCSYQGIADSTCSATTIRNRRDEWIRLGVFAQLKTIALNAYDRLVGLLLDDLAVDGCITKAPGGGEVAGRSPVDRGKQGMKRSVMVDARGIPLGRVLAGANRHDSPLLESTLDRLDDLGPLPGTITVHLDAGYDSQKTRDLLTARRLTGEIARKGVKAPVQATQRWHVERTNAWHNAFNRLQRCYERKEDVINAYFDLADAVITIRSLIRQAWILYRWDTRPTRRP, from the coding sequence GTGCCCGCTGTCCCATCATGGCTGAGCGACCCCTTGTGGGACCAGTTCGCCGCGCTGCTGCCACCCCGCCCCGCTACCGATCCCACCCATCCGTTGGGCTGTCACCGCCGGCGGGTCGCCGACCGGATCGTGTTCGACAAGTTGCTGCAGGTGCTGCGGTTCGGCTGCTCCTACCAGGGCATCGCCGACTCGACCTGCTCGGCCACCACGATCCGCAACCGCCGTGACGAGTGGATCCGCCTGGGCGTGTTCGCCCAGCTCAAGACGATCGCGCTGAACGCCTACGACCGTCTCGTCGGGCTGCTGCTGGACGACCTTGCCGTCGATGGGTGCATCACCAAGGCGCCCGGCGGTGGCGAGGTCGCTGGCCGTTCACCGGTCGACCGCGGCAAGCAAGGCATGAAACGTTCGGTCATGGTCGACGCCCGCGGCATCCCACTGGGCCGCGTCCTGGCCGGCGCCAACCGCCACGACTCCCCGCTGCTGGAATCCACCCTGGACCGGCTCGACGACCTCGGCCCGCTGCCCGGCACCATCACCGTGCACCTGGACGCCGGGTACGACTCCCAGAAGACCCGCGACCTGCTCACCGCCCGCAGGCTGACCGGCGAGATCGCCCGCAAGGGCGTCAAAGCCCCGGTCCAGGCCACCCAGCGGTGGCACGTCGAGCGCACGAACGCCTGGCACAACGCCTTCAACCGGCTACAACGCTGCTACGAACGCAAAGAAGACGTGATCAACGCCTACTTCGACCTTGCCGACGCCGTCATCACCATCCGTAGCCTCATCCGTCAGGCGTGGATCCTGTACCGGTGGGACACCCGCCCCACCCGCCGACCATGA